In Tenacibaculum sp. 190524A02b, the genomic stretch TTTTAAAAGCTGTTTAAAAGATACGGTATTAACATTTAATCTATTAATTTTAGGCTTTTGAAGAATCTTAAAAACTGTTAATATTTCATTACTTTGTTTTTTTGTCATTCCAAAAACCTCACCTAATTGCGATTCAAACGTATACCCTTTAATTTTTTCTCTATACTTGATTATTCGATTAGCTAACTCGATATCCAAATCTAACTCTTGTGATAAGTCATAAGAACTAACTGAATTAATATCTTTTAAAACCTTTCTCTTACCTTCTTTGTATTCTATAGATTTAATCTTTTTATTTTTCCTTACTTTATTTCTTTTTCTATTTCTTTCAACCACCCAATCAGGAAACTTAAAATAAGGACTTATAATATTCAGTAAAGAATCAGAAACCCCTGTTACTCTTTGAAAGTCTTCTACAGAATTTATATACTTATTCCTTTTTCTATGTATATGAAGCCTATCGATTTGATCAACATTCATTCCTAATTTATACCCTTTAAAATCTGAGATATAATTTGGGTTAAAAGGTTTGATTACAAATTTACCACTTCTTTTTTTATTTTTTTTTAAACTATCGACTATTGCTATATAATGACTCTCCTCTGCTGTATCAACTTCTGGTTCATTTGAAAAATCAACAAACATATATATTGCTTGCAAGAAAACAATAATCGTACCCAAAAAGAAAACCCCATTTCTTTGGCTTTTAGTATACCAGAAATGAGGTTTAAATATTTTCATTTTTAAAATTTTATACTTTCAAAACTCCTATTGCTTTCAAATATTTTGACAGCTCTTCTTTTACCTTAGGGAATAAGAAAAATAATCCTATTACATTAGGCACAGCCATTGCAAAAATCATTGCATCTGAAAAATCAGTAACCGCCCCTAAACTAGCTACTGAACCTATTATAACAAATAAACAAAATAAGATTTTATATGCATAATCAGAAGCTTTAGATCTTCCAAATAAAAACATCCATCCTTGTAAACCATAATAAGACCACGATAACATTGTTGAAAATGCAAATAACACTACTGCAATTGTCAGTACATACGGAAACCAAGGTAAAACTGAAGCAAATGCCTTAGAAGTAGCTAAAACTCCATCAGGAGACTTAACTCCATAAGTCATTATATCACCATTCCCATTTGTTATTATAATAACTAAAGCAGTCATTGTACAAACTACAACAGTATCGATAAAAGGCTCTAACAATGCAACTAACCCTTCTGATGCAGGGTATTTAGTTTTTACCGCAGAATGTGCTATTGCTGCTGAACCTACTCCTGCTTCATTTGAAAAAGCAGCTCTTTGAAAACCAATAATCAATACACCTAAAAGCCCACCAGATATTCCTTTTGCATTAAACGCCCCATCAATTATCTGTCCAAAAGCTGATCCTATTTGAGATATATTAGCTATTAATATTATCATTGCTGCTATAAAATAAATCCCAACCATAAAAGGCACTATTTTCTCAGTTATGTTACCTATTCTTTTAATACCTCCAATTATTACAACTGCAACTAAGGCTGACATTATTAAACCGAAAACAAGTGCTGAAGATAAAGAACTAGACCCAATCATAGTTGTAAATTGCTGAGCTGCTTGGTTTGCTTGAAACATATTCCCTCCTCCAAAAGAACCACCTACAACCATTACTGCAAAAACAGCCGCTAAAACTTTACCTAATCCGCTTTTACCAACATCTGTTAATCCTTTTTTAAGATAATACATTGGCCCTCCATAAACTGTTCCATCTTCACCAACATCTCTATACTTTACACCTAATGTACATTCCACAAACTTTGAAGACATCCCTACTAAGCCAGCCACAATCATCCAAAAAGTAGCTCCAGGCCCTCCTAATGACAGAGCTACAGCAACACCTGCAATATTACCTAAACCTACCGTTCCTGATAAAGCAGCTGTTAAAGCTTGAAAATGTGAAACCTCTCCTTCCTCTCCTTCAACTCTAATAGTTTCAATAGCATCTCCTCCTGGTGTTGGATCGCCTGCCATAACTCCAGAAGTAGCATGATCTACATCGTCATATTTACCTCTTACAATATTTATTGAAACAGGAAACAATCTAACATTTACAAACTTGAATATTATCGTAAATATTAACCCTGCTAATAAAAGCATAATGATTACTAAAGGCATTTCAACCCCACCTCCTAGATTTATTGGATAAAACACAATACCTCCCCATGCATCTGCTACTGGTTTAAAGCCCTCATTAATTTTTTCAGCTAACCCTTTTTCTTGGGCAAAAGTCAGCATTGGAATTAGTAACATTAATAGTGATAGAAGTTTTTTCTTCATAATATAAATATAAGTTAATAGTCTTTTTTGAATTAGTAGCCCGCAATATCTTAAAAAATTGAAGTTTTCCCAACTTTTATACGTTAAAAGTCCTTTTTAAAACAAGCATGATTATTTTTTAATGAATATTTTTCACTTCTTATAATTAGCAATTTTTATATTTTTAAATTAAAACAATTGTCTTAATTTGTTTATTTGTTCAGGTTTTCCTAATACAATTAAATTAGAATCTTTAGTTAAAATAGTTGAAGCTTCTGGATTGATCACATACTCTTGTTCTAATGTCTTGAAACCAATAACCGTACAACCTGTTTTTTTTCTAAGATCTAAATCTAAAATTGTTTTACCAACATATATATCAGGTAAATTATTCACTGATACTTCTTCCAAATTAGCTGTCGTTTCTCCTTCAATTGTTAACTGATCAACAAATTCAATAACATCGGGTGTCACCACTAAAGTAGCCATATGCGCTCCACCTAACT encodes the following:
- a CDS encoding helix-hairpin-helix domain-containing protein, with the translated sequence MKIFKPHFWYTKSQRNGVFFLGTIIVFLQAIYMFVDFSNEPEVDTAEESHYIAIVDSLKKNKKRSGKFVIKPFNPNYISDFKGYKLGMNVDQIDRLHIHRKRNKYINSVEDFQRVTGVSDSLLNIISPYFKFPDWVVERNRKRNKVRKNKKIKSIEYKEGKRKVLKDINSVSSYDLSQELDLDIELANRIIKYREKIKGYTFESQLGEVFGMTKKQSNEILTVFKILQKPKINRLNVNTVSFKQLLKIPYVDYELCKSILDYKEEVAEIQDISEIKNITGFPMSKYDRIVLYLEAK
- a CDS encoding alanine/glycine:cation symporter family protein; translated protein: MKKKLLSLLMLLIPMLTFAQEKGLAEKINEGFKPVADAWGGIVFYPINLGGGVEMPLVIIMLLLAGLIFTIIFKFVNVRLFPVSINIVRGKYDDVDHATSGVMAGDPTPGGDAIETIRVEGEEGEVSHFQALTAALSGTVGLGNIAGVAVALSLGGPGATFWMIVAGLVGMSSKFVECTLGVKYRDVGEDGTVYGGPMYYLKKGLTDVGKSGLGKVLAAVFAVMVVGGSFGGGNMFQANQAAQQFTTMIGSSSLSSALVFGLIMSALVAVVIIGGIKRIGNITEKIVPFMVGIYFIAAMIILIANISQIGSAFGQIIDGAFNAKGISGGLLGVLIIGFQRAAFSNEAGVGSAAIAHSAVKTKYPASEGLVALLEPFIDTVVVCTMTALVIIITNGNGDIMTYGVKSPDGVLATSKAFASVLPWFPYVLTIAVVLFAFSTMLSWSYYGLQGWMFLFGRSKASDYAYKILFCLFVIIGSVASLGAVTDFSDAMIFAMAVPNVIGLFFLFPKVKEELSKYLKAIGVLKV